The sequence below is a genomic window from Monodelphis domestica isolate mMonDom1 chromosome 2, mMonDom1.pri, whole genome shotgun sequence.
CTGAATATTCCAGCCAAGAGTGAACTTTCTCTCTGGAATTCCATTAAGTTCGTTGTACTTCTTTCTATTGCATAGTGCCCTGTATTTTCGTAGACCTATGACTTCATCACTGCAGCCACTCCCTCCCTTGCAGATCTCAACCCAACAGAATGCCTGtgaattttattcattaaattttatCATAAATCTTCTAGAGCATATACCCTCATATTATAGTTATTTACACTTATGTCTTATCTCCTCCACTGAATTGTAAATTCCTTAAGGACAGGGGCACCTCCCTCCATCCAAGTCAATAAATTATAGGACTTTCAAGAAACATGTTCTTAAAAAGCCAGTTTAATGGAATAGAGTATTTTAAAGGTTCTGGGGACATTTCTTGAAAGAGACTGGTCAAAGTCTATAGTCATACTTTTATCTTTTTCACATCTGGGTATCAGACAAACCAAAAATAGATGTTTGTTTTTCTGAGCTGCAAATAGCCAGGTTTAGAGAAGGCTTAGGTAAAGGCATAATTATAAGGATAATGCTATAGTCTATTCTTCATGTTGTACTAGGAAGAGAGAGTCAACTGCATCAGAGGCCTGAAAAATTCTATCCTAGGAAACAGGATAAAACATCACTATGGCAAGACTCCATGTACATGCTTACAAattcacaaataaaaaaaagttttacatatTCCAGTTTCTTGTTCAAATATATAACTTAAACATACTACCTAGCTGTCTTTATCTTCTTCACCCCATGTTTCTGCTGCCTGCCCCAGTTCAGAATATGAACCGACTGGTTACAGTCATGTTGTTATAGTCGTCCAACCTATCACCTTGTTTGCTGTTGGCATTcaactatacatacatacatacatatatatatacacacacagtggCTTAGTGCatagagatccaggtctggagataggaaatcctgaattcaaatctggcctcagaaacttcctagctatgtgaccttgggcaagtcattgcctagcccttaccatttttttgccttggaacccatacttaatctcagttctaaaatagaagggGGGAATCTACATGACAGGTCATAAGATTAGGGACAAAATCATTCAGAACTACAGAAAAACTCTCAAGTTCCTTTTCTGCTTACAGGTGGGCCTTGCAAGAGGAAAAAACCTCTGGAGTCAGAGTCAAATCCTGACTTGGAGGCTCACTATTTGTGTTATTTGAGCAAATGACTTAAAACTTTTTTGAGTCACAATTTCCTCACCAGTAAAAAGTAGATGGACTATATACATTCAAAGTTCCCTCCGGCTctaaaatttatgatcctatatcCAGATGCATACAGCAATTTTAATTTCTATCAATAGTAATAACAAAAATTAGGTTTTCTATATTGTGCTTTGCAAATAACCTCAAAACAACATTGGGAAGTaagattattattcccattttacagttgaggaaaccgtGGCAGACAGaagagacttgcctagagtcacagagctaacAAGAACCTGAAGTCtggattttaattaaattttagttcAACTTGAggtcttttctgactccaagtccagcactgtaatccctgtgccacctaattgcctagCAGCTTGAATATATGAGGAGAGCTTAGCATTCAAAAGGTTTCCAAAGGGAAATCAGTTTAAAAGCAAAGAATCTCCTCTCCCACAATTTGCTTTTagaggaaaattttattttcttggtgtTCTGCTTAAAATAGGATACACTTGCTCTGGGAAACAAATTCAAAATAGGAGACAGAGCAGGAAGGACTAGATAAAGTGAAAGGAACATCTCTAGGAGTTCGGATAGGCCACCTACAGCTAACTCTGAAGCCAAACTAACAGaatttttcctgttttcctctGACATGACCCATCCATAAGAGAAAATGCAGCAAAGATTACTTTTTGCTTTCCCTTGCTGAAACATATCCATGTTATTCTCAACTGTGCCAAATGGAACACCTCGGAATACAAATGGCATGTTTCCAAAAGAACTTAGAGAAATCAAATGTTTATATCCATATCCACACCCTTATTTTTGTTACTTTAACACTGACCAAAGAACCCATATGGAGAAAAGCTGGGAGCATagtactttttttcctttaaggggGTTGGGGGGCTGTTAGTTCTGTAAGACTGAATGAGGTTAAAGACGCTTCTGGACTGCAAGGTTAATTTTCTGCTTTCACAGCCATCTGTGGGGCAGGAGCATCAGAGCTGTAATCGGATTCTCAGAGGGGCCCCAGAGGAAAGGGGGAGGTATGCTCCAATCTGTTGTCTCCACTCACTGCAGGACAAAAAGCCGTTTTCCACAGAATAGGTTCAACACAACCACTTGGCTTCACAACCCACAACCGCCCAGAAGAACTTGGAGTCTCTCaccaattgggggggggggggcacacatTTCAGTCTGGGATAAGGACAAAAAGAGGGGGACTCCCCAAACACTGAACACCATTCCCCAATATACCCTTCCAGGCTGATGGTCGTCGGCCAGGGGTGAAACCATTTCCCAAATGGATTTCCTAAGTCACCCACGATTGTCCCCAGAGCCCCTGACCACAGCTCCAAAAACAATCCTTTAGAAGCTGGAACATTCACTGGACTCAATCCTGGGTACCGGAGGAGGCAattaaagagggggaggggagctttTCGCCACTCTAGAGCTGGTGCCTGGGGCAGCGGAGGGTCGAGAGGTCAGACTTAGAAAGAAAGGGTGAGCCCCGCAGAAAAGAAGACAACTAGTAAGGGGAAGATGAAGGCGCCAGAGGAAATATAGTCGCTTCAGGAGAGTTCCCTCCAGCTCAATATAATCTGTTTCAACGGAGTATAAGTAACTTTTCCAAGGCTAGAAGAGACGAgccaaagggagaaagaaggaagggcgaGCTTGCAGTCTGCTTTCCCTCCGAGCCCCTTCTTACCATCTCCTTGCGGAGCAGGGCCAGGGCGGCATCTAGGTTTGGAGGCTTGGGAAGAGGCGCCGCTGTCCGCCCCACGCCGCCACAGCAGCCCCCAGCTCCTCCGCGGCTCAGCTCGTCCTGGATGCGGGATTTCTGAGCGTACAGCCGCTCCAGGTGTCGCCAGCCCCCGGAGGCGCCCCCGCCCGACGACGAGTTCAACAGTCCGCTCAGGCTTTTGGGCAGGGGAGGCAGTCCGTCCACTCGAAGTCCTCTCACCGCGCTGTTGCTGCTCCCGCCGGCAGTCCCAGCCGACCCTGATCCGCTGACCCCGGCCATAGCCCAGCACGCGCGACAGCACACGCTCAGGGGCCAAATCCGACTCCCACTCTATCCCGGATCGGACTGCGGCCCCAGCCTGAATCCAGAGGGACAGGCTCACCCCGGACCCGCCCCCTTCCCCGGCCCCCGGCCTGCCCCgcccacttccctttcccttcttcgggcctcttgctctccctctctcctcaggcttccccttcctccctcctcttccagcTGGGCTACCCCGGTCCTTCCACCCTCTACAACCACTCAACTTTACCTGTGACAGTTCTTTCTGCGCGCAGGCTTTGGAGGTAGGGTGCTGGGATGCTTCTGCTAGCAAAAGGAGGTTTTATCTTCCCCTGCCACATCCTCCGccagacaaacatttattaagcaccacctACCTATAAGGTGCTGGGGAGCCAAAGACAAAAATACCATAAACTTTGCCTACCAGGCACATACATTCTCCTGGGGGCAGACAGcatgtatgtaaatatgtgtaaatgtatatataatatactgtaCATAGAAATGTTTCCTATGTACATGgaatatgtattattcttatgtatatagaaattcttttatttcctataaTATAGGTAGCAAATGatatacaaattataaaataatttccgAGGTGAGAATACTAGCAACTCGGGGAGCAGGGACCCTCTGTGACCAAAAGGCTTGTTTCCCCGGATTGGCTAAAAGGCAGGGTGAAGGGGGAGTGGAAAAGATAGCACAACTTTTAAAGAACCAGCTATAAGACTACAAAATTCCTCCTGATGAAAGTTCCTTTCATGGGTAATTAAGGTTCCTACTCATGATAGGGGGATTGGTTAGTTGATAGCCTTAATTTCGCACGGTAGAGCTCAGAAGAAAAATGTTTCCATTCTCAAACGGAGGAAAAGGAGACGAAAGAACCCATTAAACCAGCTACACGGGCACACGTGATCATaatccttcctgtctctagaaatcccaaactcaAAGACAGCTGTCACTGCTTCATTTTGATTCAATTTAACCAACATTGAGCACATATTATGTAGTAGGAAATGTGCAAGGGCtgcaatattaaaataaaataattcccaaAGAAGGAAACCCATAAGTAGCTAcagtatatattcaaaataatttcagaagGGAGAGAGCCagggattttttgttttcttaaagcaAGGATCGGGCagattaaaaagggaagaaaaggcct
It includes:
- the FAM89A gene encoding protein FAM89A produces the protein MAGVSGSGSAGTAGGSSNSAVRGLRVDGLPPLPKSLSGLLNSSSGGGASGGWRHLERLYAQKSRIQDELSRGGAGGCCGGVGRTAAPLPKPPNLDAALALLRKEMVGLRQLDMSLLCQLYSLYESIQEYKGACQAASSPDCSYALENGFFDEEEEYFQEHSSIHNGREQGAQMDFTLPITPLSNSDWILESI